Proteins encoded within one genomic window of Vigna radiata var. radiata cultivar VC1973A unplaced genomic scaffold, Vradiata_ver6 scaffold_251, whole genome shotgun sequence:
- the LOC106754504 gene encoding uncharacterized protein LOC106754504 produces the protein MGNCSRRFAIFFVNVLGACAALGGSDFGRESKAEISWEVAHGGSVEFMQKRFLFCMRSRTKSENLLFDSEIERTARRNNSRRRRENRKKEAREASLSATSNTLSSFDQEDKGIEGNRDNEQRDRRTLEDFASVSVPASFNSIAKPVVIATNMEMRPSLIHLVQSNPFSGLSHENPYDHLTTFNQYCNTVKMLNVSDEAIRLSLFPFSLVGEANKWLNSFPEESLTDWDDVVEKFLHKYFPQSKINKGKQEISSFQQEPEETLGTTWDRFKGLLRKTPIHGFDVPTQLNLFLGGGNIRLKTPDEAHRIIENMTSSDNDIRSERGQNQKRGMFELQSQDALLAQNKIITQQLESLMKKVSQIQPQNVSQAQHTVQGCELCGGEHQNGECAILTNAKEEVNYMGNQGRQGNYGNYNQGWRPHPSVGQASSSRPPPPQFHQQPTDRVSKLEETLQLFMQMTLSNQKSTDASIKNLEFQMGQIAKKLEDKPVNTFGANTEPNPKEHCKAITTKSGKVLESTFSRKDKESQFSRFMALFXXLEITIPFSEALQQMPSYARFMKDLLTKKRKYIEEETIEVQGNCSAIIQKLLPPKFKDPGSFTIPCTIGKLPIGKALIDLGASINLMPLSMLKKIGDMEVKPIRMTLQLADRSVKYPFGVIEDVLVKVDKFTFPVDFIILDMEEDTEVPLILGRPFMKTARVIIDVDDGHLKVRLHYETVTFNIVEAMQHPRDRGNCFRVEVLVDVVENVRSQMYVKSPLERVLVDACE, from the exons ATGGGAAATTGCTCTAGGCGATTTGCAATCTTCTTCGTCAATGTTTTGGGAGCGTGTGCTGCACTGGGAGGGAGTGATTTTGGGAGAGAATCAAAGGCTGAGATAAGCTGGGAAGTGGCACATGGTGGATCTGTTGAGTTTATGCAGAAG AGATTTTTGTTCTGCATGAGAAGCAGAACAAAATCTGagaatttattgtttgattctGAGATCGAGAGGACTGCCCGTAGAAATAATAGTAGGCGTCGAAGAGAAAACCGAAAAAAAGAAGCTAGAGAAGCTAGCTTATCTGCTACTTCAAACACTCTTTCTTCATTTGATCAAGAGGACAAAGGAATAGAGGGAAATAGGGACAATGAACAAAGGGATAGGCGTACGTTGGAAGATTTTGCGTCAGTTTCTGTACCTGCATCTTTCAACAGTATAGCCAAACCTGTGGTGATTGCAACTAATATGGAAATGAGGCCATCATTAATTCACCTTGTTCAAAGTAACCCATTTTCAGGATTGTCACACGAAAATCCCTATGATCATCTAACAACTTTTAATCAATATTGCAATACTGTGAAGATGTTGAATGTGTCGGATGAAGCAATCAGACTTAGTCTCTTTCCCTTCTCTCTGGTTGGAGAGGCAAATAAATGGTTAAATTCATTTCCAGAGGAAAGTCTGACAGATTGGGATGACGTGGTGGAAaaatttttacacaaatatttcCCCCAATCGAAGATAAATAAAGGCAAGCAGGAGATATCATCTTTCCAACAGGAACCTGAAGAGACTTTGGGCACGACATGGGATAGGTTCAAGGGGTTGCTTAGGAAGACTCCCATTCATGGGTTTGACGTTCCCACTCaattaaacctctttttgggag GAGGGAACATTAGGTTGAAAACACCTGATGAAGCTCATAGGATTATTGAAAATATGACATCTAGTGACAATGACATTAGAAGTGAGAGAGGGCAAAACCAGAAGAGGGGAATGTTTGAGTTGCAATCCCAAGATGCCTTACTAgcccaaaacaaaattattactCAACAACTAGAGTCTTTGATGAAAAAGGTTTCACAAATACAACCCCAAAATGTATCACAAGCACAACATACTGTGCAAGGTTGTGAACTGTGTGGTGGAGAGCACCAAAATGGAGAGTGTGCTATTCTAACCAATGCAAAGGAAGAGGTAAATTATATGGGAAATCAAGGCCGTCAAGGAAATTATGGAAATTATAATCAAGGATGGAGACCTCATCCTAGCGTGGGTCAGGCTAGTTCCAGTAGACCACCACCTCCACAGTTTCATCAACAACCCACTGATAGGGTCTCAAAACTGGAAGAAACTCTTCAACTGTTTATGCAGATGACCTTATCAAATCAAAAGAGCACAGATGCTTCTATAAAGAATTTAGAATTTCAAATGGGTCAAATTGCCAAGAAATTAGAAGATAAGCCTGTGAATACGTTTGGAGCTAACACTGAACCAAATCCAAAAGAGCATTGCAAAGCTATCACTACAAAGAGCGGTAAAGTTTTAGAAAGT ACTTTTTCAAGAAAGGATAAGGAAAGTCAATTTTCAAGATTTATGGCTCTCTTCAANAANCTGGAAATCACAATTCCCTTTTCAGAAGCACTTCAACAGATGCCCTCATATGCTAGATTCATGAAAGATTTGTTGACCAAAAAAAGGAAGTATATTGAggaagaaacaattgaggtgcAAGGGAATTGTAGTGCCATCATCCAAAAACTTCTACCACCTAAATTCAAAGACCCTGGAAGTTTTACTATTCCATGTACAATTGGAAAGCTCCCCATTGGAAAAGCGTTGATAGACTTAGGGGCAAGCATTAATTTAATGCCCTTGTCTATGTTAAAGAAGATAGGGGACATGGAAGTAAAACCAATAAGGATGACTCTACAACTAGCAGATAGGTCTGTAAAGTACCCATTTGGAGTTATTGAAGATGTCTTGGTGAAAGTTGACAAGTTCACTTTTCCAGTGGATTTTATTATTCTTGACATGGAGGAGGATACTGAAGTCCCCCTCATATTGGGTAGACCATTTATGAAAACTGCTAGAGTTATCATTGATGTTGATGACGGTCATCTAAAGGTGAGATTGCATTATGAGACTGTAACTTTCAATATTGTGGAAGCAATGCAGCACCCTAGGGATAGAGGAAATTGTTTTAGGGTGGAAGTTTTGGTTGATGTGGTAGAGAACGTTAGAAGCCAGATGTATGTGAAATCTCCCTTAGAGCGTGTGTTGGTTGATGCATGCGAATAA